One Acropora palmata chromosome 2, jaAcrPala1.3, whole genome shotgun sequence genomic window carries:
- the LOC141874086 gene encoding uncharacterized protein LOC141874086 has product MPMCLIVGCSRKTGRDKGIRLYRVPAVVTNQGPEVEELSTERRRLWISAISRDDLTEKILNSDRVCDQHFHSGTAAPLWDRYNIDWVPTLNLGHGKSATQRGQNAAREARAERSKERRKRQAEQQEQERLLKQQKLNEPGIPLADFASEIESSSTPGTEQVHDETVDLQRDEQETHHSSSTQTEAFDYLYRSVESGSVKDCPRNDASTQTEEFDYLFTQSATSKPFDKNYFREDNGKVSFYTGLPTYEVLEATFDHVSPFVKRRTQSLTLFQEMVMVLMKLRLNVPHQDLAYRFGVSQSTVSRTFAHWLLIMDVRLSPLIRWPEGEELWKTMPQCFKFSFGNKTTVIIDCFEVFCVKPTNLLARAQTFSSYKHHNTVKILTGITPQGCISFVSEAWGGRTSDKHLTEN; this is encoded by the coding sequence ATGCCCATGTGCCTGATTGTTGGGTGTTCCAGAAAGACTGGTCGAGATAAGGGAATCCGATTGTATCGAGTTCCAGCCGTTGTGACAAATCAAGGCCCAGAAGTTGAAGAATTGAGTACCGAGAGACGACGATTATGGATCTCTGCAATAAGTCGCGATGATCTTacggaaaaaattttgaacagcGATAGAGTTTGTGACCAACATTTCCATTCTGGAACTGCAGCTCCTTTGTGGGATCGTTACAATATTGACTGGGTCCCTACTCTCAATTTGGGCCATGGCAAATCGGCGACGCAGAGAGGACAAAATGCAGCACGAGAAGCTCGAGCGGAGAGGTCCAAGGAAAGGCGAAAACGACAGGCGGAACAGCAAGAACAAGAACGTTTACTGAAGCAGCAGAAGTTAAATGAGCCTGGAATCCCTCTTGCCGATTTTGCGTCCGAGATCGAAAGTTCGAGTACCCCAGGCACAGAACAAGTTCACGATGAGACTGTAGACTTGCAACGTGATGAGCAAGAAACACATCACTCAAGCTCTACACAAACAGAGGCTTTTGATTATTTATATCGGTCCGTGGAATCTGGGTCTGTTAAGGACTGCCCACGAAATGATGCCTCAACTCAAACAGAAGAGTTTGACTACTTGTTTACTCAATCAGCAACGAGCAAGCcctttgataaaaattattttagagaAGATAACGGGAAAGTGTCATTTTACACAGGTTTGCCAACGTACGAAGTACTGGAAGCCACTTTCGATCATGTTTCACCCTTTGTCAAACGACGAACACAATCTCTtactttatttcaagaaatggtCATGGTTCTGATGAAATTAAGACTCAATGTTCCACACCAAGACTTGGCCTACAGATTTGGCGTCTCTCAGTCTACAGTGTCAAGAACATTTGCTCACTGGCTGCTCATCATGGATGTTCGTTTGTCCCCACTTATTAGGTGGCCTGAGGGAGAAGAGCTTTGGAAGACCATGCCTCAGtgttttaagttttcctttggaaacaaaacaactgtcattattgactgttttgaagtgttttgtgTGAAACCTACAAACCTCCTGGCTAGAGCACAAACATTCAGCTCTTACAAGCACCACAATACAGTCAAGATCCTCACTGGCATCACCCCTCAAGGCTGCATCTCATTTGTCTCAGAAGCCTGGGGGGGACGCACCTCAGACAAACATCTTACTGAAAATTGA
- the LOC141864589 gene encoding uncharacterized protein LOC141864589 translates to MIFISFTLIFALMIAKGVETRGTTSLTTCVTGAISLPGKDPSSSMKRSTWKAKYQDGDWIVAGHCVHLKGCTKHITVLSDGTRVRIGSNGSLIVERRSNQTNTAAQFHFLFENSSKRRRIFKVHFTLYCICTRAGANFNVSQAVEELFSKEDLVEVYLFDANGTQFAQIHSNKGASLSLRNEGHSPMTAYLNRLSIEQGSLIFHEINQGDDETTIILEALLNSEQTSFGALSTKTMRIFVCNSSEPIGRAQSSTSLSQSVWVRTIHHRPPPLQGKKQAVT, encoded by the exons atgatttttatttcatttactttGATTTTCG CGCTTATGATTGCAAAAGGTGTCGAAACTCGAGGAACAACCTCATTAACCACGTGCGTCACTGGGGCGATCTCTTTGCCTGGCAAGGATCCGAGCAGTTCCATGAAACGATCTACGTGGAAGGCAAAATATCAGGATGGCGACTGGATCGTGGCAGGGCACTGTGTACATCTCAAGGGATGTACAAAACACATAACGGTGCTTTCGGATGGCACAAGAGTGAGGATTGGAAGTAATGGAAGTCTAATTGTGGAGCGGAGATCCAACCAGACAAACACAGCAgcacaatttcattttttgtttgagaATAGTTCGAAACGTCGCCGTATTTTCAAAGTGCACTTCACACTTTACT GTATCTGCACAAGGGCAGGTGCAAATTTCAATGTCTCACAAGCTGTCGAAGAACTGTTCTCAAAGGAAGACCTCGTGGAAGTCTACCTCTTTGACGCCAACGGGACACAGTTTGCTCAAATACACAGCAATAAAGGTGCATCTTTATCACTGAGAAACGAAGGTCATAGTCCCATGACAGCTTATTTGAACAGGCTGAGTATTGAGCAGGGTTCTCTGATATTCCATGAGATCAATCAAGGGGATGACGAGACAACGATAATTCTTGAAGCGTTGTTAAACTCGGAGCAAACAAGCTTCGGGGCACTATCAACTAAAACAATGCGGATTTTTGTCTGCAATTCATCAG AGCCAATTGGTCGCGCTCAATCCTCAACATCTTTGTCCCAAAGCGTTTGGGTTCGGACTATCCACCATCGTCCTCCTCCACTACAGGGCAAAAAACAAGCAGTGACCTAG
- the LOC141874540 gene encoding uncharacterized protein LOC141874540, with translation MISLILRTFSFGLVIALVAQSWEKTSLTACVNGSISLRGDDWNRFADELSFQTRHKDSHWSMIGFCSSTQGCTTLTPVLKDGTKLWIGSDRTLFVNHTAGNLRNATQQMQFLLVDTDSGRRHIYEVNFTVHCIWTRLGADLNLSQVVLELFPMKDVVEVYFLDTNRTQFAQIHSNNGASLTSESSSMTAYWNRVTIERGSLIFPKINEADNGTTILLQALLNSKQTRLEALSTKTMRIFVCNSSESTSSSSTPGLIITTKPTKTSVDPAWHKQTLAIVISLALVKVIITFIIFAIQKMNHRNSESSVIPQ, from the exons atgatttctttgattttgcgCACCTTTAGTTTTG GGCTTGTGATTGCATTAGTAGCCCAAAGTTGGGAAAAAACTTCATTAACCGCGTGCGTTAATGGCTCGATCTCTTTGCGTGGCGACGATTGGAACAGATTTGCGGACGAATTGTCGTTTCAGACAAGACACAAGGACAGCCACTGGAGCATGATAGGGTTCTGTTCAAGCACTCAGGGGTGTACTACACTCACGCCAGTTCTAAAAGATGGAACAAAACTTTGGATTGGAAGTGACAGAACCCTCTTTGTTAACCACACAGCAGGAAACCTGAGAAACGCAACGCAACAAATGCAGTTTTTGCTGGTGGATACTGATTCAGGCCGTCGTCACATTTACGAAGTGAACTTCACAGTTCACT GTATATGGACAAGACTAGGTGCAGATCTTAACCTCTCACAAGTTGTCCTTGAACTGTTCCCAATGAAAGACGTCGTGGAGGTCTACTTTTTGGACACCAACAGGACACAGTTTGCCCAAATACACAGCAATAACGGTGCATCGCTGACAAGCGAAAGTAGCTCCATGACAGCTTATTGGAACAGGGTGACGATTGAAAGGGGTTCATTGATATTCCCAAAGATCAATGAAGCGGATAACGGGACAACGATACTTCTTCAAGCGTTGTTGAACTCGAAGCAAACACGCCTCGAAGCACTATCAACTAAAACAATGCGGATTTTTGTCTGCAATTCATCAG AGTCAACTTCGTCTTCCTCAACCCCAGGACTGATCATTACtacaaagccaacaaaaacaaGTGTTGACCCAGCTTGGCACAAACAAACATTAGCAATCGTCATCTCGCTTGCACTGGTGAAAGTCATAATCACCTTCATTATCTTCGCTATCCAGAAGATGAATCATCGGAACAGCGAATCATCCGTCATCCCCCAGTGA